DNA sequence from the bacterium genome:
AACGGTCGCGTCACTTCACAAGAGTCATCTTGCGCAGCTCGCGCGCGTCGCTGGTGCGCAGCTCCGCCACGTAGACGCCCGAGGCCGCCGCGCGGCCGTCGCCGTCGCGGCCGTCCCAGGTCGCGACGTGCTCGCCCGCGGCCAGCGTCTCGGCAATCAAGTCGCGCACTAGGCGGCCCCGCTCGTCGAAGATCCGCAGGCCGACGCGGCCCTGCCGCGCCAGGGTGAAGCGCAGCTCGGTCGACGGGTTGAACGGGTTGGGCGACGCCGGGGCCAACGCGGTCCGCCATGCCGGCACCCCGCCCGCCCCGGTCGAAGCCAGGACGA
Encoded proteins:
- a CDS encoding FlgD immunoglobulin-like domain containing protein, with the translated sequence MDNRIPPRGASLAELEAVQSPVVGYGGYQEGQFWDDTLYGLPAGASIVEVTLHYQSISKEYVEFLRDANTTNTLGQDLHDAWVAQGRAAPVLMASEQLVLASTGAGGVPAWRTALAPASPNPFNPSTELRFTLARQGRVGLRIFDERGRLVRDLIAETLAAGEHVATWDGRDGDGRAAASGVYVAELRTSDARELRKMTLVK